The genomic window ACTTCGAACAAATACAAAGCCTTCACATAAATATCTCAAAGAGCTGACATACATACAACAAAATGCACATAAACTGTAGCAAAGGACCTGCAAATGAAAGCAGCAAGCAACAAGCCAGCAACCTTAAAAGCGTAAACTGGCATGCATGACAGCAAGAGCACGGAGAAACACAAACATTTTAATTGGCTTATACCTGTAATGGGGAAAAAGCAAAAGTCACGATAGCATTTGAGCCAAAGTTCGTAAGAACAGCAAGACTGATCCCTCGTCCTCTTGTCCGAATAGGAAAAATCTCAGATACCATCAACCAACTGATCGGGCCAAACGAAATCTACAAAAAGTTTCAGAGGAAATAAGTGCCAAcataaagattttgaattggACAAAGGTATTATGCTACCAGTTAGCAGATTTTAGCGATCATTCAAGTCTTtatgtgcatatgtgtgtgtgtgtgagagagagagagagagagagagatacagatTGCATAACAATAAATATTCAATAGTGATTAAGATGGAAATTCCAGAAACATGCAAGGCCTAATTCAGCAATCTCACAATCCCCTGATGGATCCTCAAATATGTAATATAGGTACATGAGCATGGCTGATGTACACATGTTGGTACCGAGGTATGACAGTTTCATTGATATGCATACGCCACACCATCTGAGTGTGATTGGAACTGGATCTGGGTCAAACCCAgtttcagttcaaaattttgagtggAAGGTGTTACCTTTCACttgttttgttattgtttctaACTTTAATTTGATGGGACTATATACATGAACTATTCCCATACCATCATCCTGGCACCAGCAATCATGTGGGGAATTTTAAATAAAGGGCTTCACAATTAGACTAAAAAAAACCTACAATACCTAATCAACTAAGAATATATGCTCACCATATAGGAAGGGCATCCACAGTTATGGAAATAGAATTCAACTTGTTCCAGCACGAGAAATGCTTACCTGGTAACAGCCAACATATAATAGCAAAGATACCACAGCAACAATGGGAATACCCTGAAGAGCATTGTAATAAGCAGCAAGAAGGAATAAAGCAAGCGCCTGTCATTCAAAAGCAACCAATACAATTCTTACTCCAAGAATGAAAGGTGAACAATTTAACAGTGCAAGAAATGTTCTAAACTGACTCACTGAGGTAACACTAGTTAGTGTAGCAATATACAGAAGAACTTTCATTGAAGGCAAATTGAGTTGTGAGGTGTGGCTAAAGTTTCAATATGGCAAGGGAAAAAATTACGTACAATTCCACTTATTCCACCTATCAATAGGGGTCGCCTTCCAAGATCATCAACCTTTGCTACAGCGATACCAGTCATTAACAGCTGCAGGTGCATCACAAATATCTTCCCTTTATGTGTTTGTCAAGAAATCGATTGACAATAGAGTAGTTCTAATGCAAGAATAATAACATGAGATGAAGTGGGAACCATCATCCATTGGTAACACCATATCCTTAGAGATGGACTAAGATAAAGGTCAGCACAAGCATGATAATCTTGCAGTCAAATAACCGCACAAAAAGGTAGAAATAAACTTTTGAAGATATcattacattttcaaaatggaCAGTGTAATCCTCTAAAAGAATCTGATGTCTTGGTACCTAACTTATTTTAAGAATATTACGTAGTTTCTGTATCATTAACACATTCTTATTGCATCAAAGTCCATATTAACATATTCTTACATATTTTACATTAGCAACTAATCTAGACCTGAAAATGCATCACAGTTTACAATTATCATTACTAGTTTAGACCCTAAACACCACCTGTTCATGGAGACAAGTTGGTCAGAAATTCATGCTCCGTgacaaaaacaaatagaaaaagacaAAGTACTAAAGAGCATGTTAAGTGACTACAACTTCAAGTACATGTACTCGTGAATATGGGAAACCTACCTAGCTTCTTGGACATTAAAGCCTCTTTTAATTGAGGCAGTATGTTTCAGTTCAATGTGGTCATGTTTGATTGACAATTAAGGGCTGCAAATTATGCTTTAACAGTTCAGACTGTGCTATTTTAACAAAATATTAGGTCAAATGGGATGGAGTATTGgtgattactttttttttcttttcggaATTACAATCAGACCACTGGTGCTTGTCGAGTACAGAGCGTGTTTTCATGCATATGCACAGGCATGCAAAAAGGTGCCTCAGTAAGTACCAAGCCTGTAATAATATGATGACTATGAAAAAAGGTATCGATATTAACTGTTTAGTACTGAAAATGTGATCAAAAGTTAATGGCACAGATCCCTCATTTGCAAGTGTTTCTCTTCCCAACTACCTGTTTGCACCAAGAAAACAGAGTGATCCTTAAATATAAACACTACACTTAAGTGATATCTGACAGTGGATTAAGATATCATATGGTTCACTGAAATAGCATGCATAAAATTGAAGACTTGAAGTATGTTCcactaaaaaataaacaaaaatgaaatggtatccaaaaaattaaaagcatgGTGAGCTGAACTTCAAGAAGAAATGGCATATAAcagataaaaggaaaaggaaaggacacCAGATATGCACAAAATTGTACCTTAAACACACCAATAACTACAGATACACGGGCAGCATCGGAAGCAGCTGAAAATCCCGCACTCTGAGGGAATTGTTAACGATAGAACATCAAGTTAAGCTCCCTTTCAATATAGAGACAAATAATCAATAGTCATCTCTATAATTTATGTGTATTTTACCTGCAGAATTGGAGCAGCATAGTACAAGACACTGGGCTGCCCTGTTATCTACCAACATAGACACAtaattattacaagaaaattctCATATTATTAAGTCCGACACCATTTCGAGCAAGGCAACCGCATAATTCAAGAAAGAATGGAGTCAACGGACCAAACCCACAGCACTCTTTCATACGACTGTTTTTTGACATGAATATAATATATACCTGCTGGAAAAAAACTAGCCCACCACCAATTATGAAGGCTTTCAAACTGGGTCCTTGGAAAATTTCCCAAATACTGCCTTCTGCCTCTTGTTCAACATAAACTGATTTCAATGATGACAAAGTACTTTCTATTTGCTCTTCAGATGTCTTATCACCAACTGGTCGACCTCTTAGCTTGCTAAGTGCATAGATtgccttttctttgttttcctccaTGCTGCCTTTTCCTTGTACTGCTCTAAGAAGCAGCCACCGAGGGGAAGGTGGCAAACTCCACATTCCAAGGCCCATGACAATTGCAATAGGGACACTAAATCCATACATCAAACGCCATCCACCTGTCGAAGAAATGGCAATGCTTCCAACAAGATAACCAAACTGCACAAATATCACCCAATTACATTCAGGGAAAGAAACTAAGTTCACCACCAGAAAAAAGAAGGGTGCTTTCAATACCAGAATTCCAAGTACTATGAATAGCTCTTTTAGAGATATCAATGACCCACGAATTTGAGAGGGAGAGGTCTCAGCAATGTATAGTGGAGCTCCATGCATGGCCTGAACAAGGTtgatgaagaaagagaaaaaacaactaTCAGAAGGCAAAAGAATTTACAACTAGCAAGTTAAGATACATGATTCCTGAAGGCAAACAAGATTGAGAAAATCGACTTCAGTCCCCAACAAACAACCCACTTTCTTGCAGCTCACTCTCAAAAGATTGAGGAGTTGCACAAAAACCTTGCGTTGCTTTTGCAGATCCAGCATTTAGTAGTGACACTGGTATCAAACCTAACTACAGTGGGCAACTAAGGTCACATACCAAAACCAAAGGAATGAACCAACATCTTATTCCAGATAACTCAGAATACTGCCCAGCCATACTAATTGGAAAGGGTAAAGCATATAAAGCCAAAGCATGTGGTTTCTGAAATTCAGAAAAGTTGGCTGCATAAACTCACCATTCCTATGCCAATACCATAAAGAGCTCGTCCAATTATTAAAGTAGAAAGTTCAGGTGCAAAACCAGTGATTAGGCCACCAAGGATATACAAGGCAGCTGCAGTAATCAGttccctctttcttcctttagAGATAAAGAAGAAAGGATTAACTTCTTGCATCTTATCCCATGTTAACTTCATTCAAAATCAGAGAATCACttgtacataaaaaatataccaAGAAAATCTGCTATTGGATACACTAGAAGAGATCCAAACAGAGCTCCATAAAGAGATCCACTGACCTGCAAACGCAGAACACAATGAAACAGATTGCACTGAGAGAACGTAAAATCTAGAGATGCCTCAATTTAATTAACAAGCACAGGGATCTCAGACACCATTCGTATATATAtcgttttcatgaaaaaataccACAAGGCCCAGCTGTATCGCAGAAAGATCGAACCATGTAGTGCCACTTAATTCTGCTGacttgaaacatgaaaaagcaagaaattaGTTATGAAGCTACTAAAAAAAGGACTATGTATCAGGAATTTGCCGTACCTGTAGTGAAATGATAGCCCCAGAGGTAGCACCAATATCATATCCAAATAGAAGGCCTCCCATTGCTGGGAACAAAAATCTGCATCCGACATCAATAGATACAAGGAAAACAAGGAAATAAGTAATGAAGCCCAGGAACCAAAATCGTCACAGGTAGACACAAACTAAATTTAAAAGGAAACCCGACACTGATCCTAATCAAACACATTCCAACGACATGCTAACCACGCATTCGCCAAtcgaaacaagaaaaagaaaggtatAGGCAATGTAGATATACcccataacatatataaagcaGCATACATAATTCCAACaacagaaaatcaaataaaatgtaCACAATcaacaatcaaaagaaaacaccgTGGTGACTGCTGACTCCGATAAGGAAGGACGCATTGCTAAAAGTTCAACAAACAAGCAACAATAACAATCCATCATCAAAGGTTTCTTGATCAATCTTACGGTAAAATGACAGAAGACCAAGAGAAAATTTCCTCCTTTGAGGCATCATCAACGAACGACTCCCCAGTCTCCACGACATCTCCCGAAGCGTAATCTCCTCGAGAACGCACCTAAAACTCGAGAAATTAACGAGTCAGAATCCCCTAGTTGAGCAAATCAACCAAAATTCCCCGTCTCAACCGGGAGTGTCACTTATCTCTCCACTCTATTCCTTCTGGGGAGGACCCAAAAAGTAAAATCTACCTCGAATCTGCGCTTCTCTTGAGAAAATGTCATGGTGGGAGTAGTGGAATCTACGACGCGGTGGCTGCTCTTCGAcgacggaagaagaagaactcccTCCCGGGAAGCGGCGTAGCGGTGAGTCGTCATGTGAAAAAGGAAGCGGCAACGTGCCTTCGGTAGTGAGACAGAGGAGGCGAGTGGGCATAATGAGGGCGAGACCGTAGCGCCGATCGCCGTGGACATTAGATTTTAAGCTTATGACACGTATCTTTGGTAGAGAGCAAATAACGCTAACCACCGAGTGGCGTCAGTCAAGCAGGACGGCAGCGTTCAGGACGGCTATCAAGAGCGGAAGAATGAAGAGGCCCCTTTCACTCACATCACATGCACAAATCCTTCTTTGGCTGTAGCGTGCCATGCCTCCTCCGTGTATTAAATAGCACCGAAGGAGTCGGTACGTGTCCGCAGGCAGCCAGGCACAACCTTATCCAAGTGCTCTTTCAGGGAGCCTCGAGAACTTCATTTTCGACCTCATTTTCGACGGATCTGCTGGTTGGTGCAGCGGGAGCACATTTGCGGCCATTGTTCGTGCATCAGCAGTTTGACTCCCTGTAGTCATCTGCAAGCAAATAGAACTTGGGTGTTTCGAGGGTCTTAGGCTCGAATTCTACTGGCTGAAGTCGATTACGGGTTTTTTCCGTTTCAGTTCAAGAGCGGTAAGAAGTGTCACAAATAGTTCGAAATAGTGGACTACGGATTTTCGTCAACGCATTCTTCAAGCGATCATGCTTCATAATATCATCAAGAAACACTACACTGAATTACAACTGTAGAAGTCTAAAGACGATAGCATCAACCTGCACAAGAGAGCGAAGGGAGAGAGAAGTAGTGCCTTGTTCAATAAAAGAATATTTGAATTGTATTTTGGGTGAGTAAGAAGTTAACGACCCACCATCCGAAGAAAACCTCAAGACTCTCCATTTCTCTTGTCACTGAGTTCTGAACGGTGTTGAGAACATTTAAATTGATGAAAAGTAGAGTGGAAAAGTGTTATTAATTTCTAGTTCTGTAACGGCTTACTTTACGCCAGCGTTTGAATGCCTCAGGTTGCATCCGATGTACGAGCCACCCACATCTACTGTTCCATCAAATTCATCGTTTTAGACCTGTAAATTTTAAATCCCTTTTCTCCATCAAATCCATTATTATAGCCCATGCATCTAGCAAGCGATCTAACATCCTTATTGACCAGCAAACGTGGTTGATGCGGAAGCTAGCTTGACCCAAGGAGATACATACCTTTTCCAAATTCCAAGTAACAAACAACTGAGACATGCATCTCTCCATTGTGTCGCAAATTAGTCTTGAAAGTTGATAGTTTCAAATAAGTAAATAGCCAGAGAAGCACTTTTAATTGGCATAAAAATATTTAGCTCAGTTCATACTTGAACCTGTTTTGGATCACATCAGCCCCATAGCACAAATAAAAGCTGGACGGACTCAGACACCATGCTGCAGACTATggtaaaagtataaaaaatatgACAGAACTACCTTTAACGGTGTTAATTTTGAGAGTCAACATGGGGCATGGTAATGGCCTCGAAGTTTTAGGCCCCAAGCGAGCGACGAAGTCTCTTAGTTCGATATGGCTTCCCCAAATAAAACTCAAAAAGAAAGTAACATGGGGACGTTTGATTGCCTCAGTTTTAAATATAAGGATCTGCTGTAGGTTGCTGCTTTTGATGAAGCAgtaaaattcatatttaaagCATGCAACTCTTATGTCTAAGATTCACTTTGAGatctttatttattcttttacaCTAGTAAGTGTTCTGATCTAAATCTAAATTATGAGGAGGATCTTATGGGATGTTTCCGAATAGAAAATTAGGAGGAGGATCTGATTCTTAAATCCATGATCTTA from Nymphaea colorata isolate Beijing-Zhang1983 chromosome 6, ASM883128v2, whole genome shotgun sequence includes these protein-coding regions:
- the LOC116256514 gene encoding D-xylose-proton symporter-like 3, chloroplastic, whose product is MSTAIGATVSPSLCPLASSVSLPKARCRFLFHMTTHRYAASREGVLLLPSSKSSHRVVDSTTPTMTFSQEKRRFEVRSRGDYASGDVVETGESFVDDASKEEIFSWSSVILPFLFPAMGGLLFGYDIGATSGAIISLQSAELSGTTWFDLSAIQLGLVVSGSLYGALFGSLLVYPIADFLGRKRELITAAALYILGGLITGFAPELSTLIIGRALYGIGIGMAMHGAPLYIAETSPSQIRGSLISLKELFIVLGILFGYLVGSIAISSTGGWRLMYGFSVPIAIVMGLGMWSLPPSPRWLLLRAVQGKGSMEENKEKAIYALSKLRGRPVGDKTSEEQIESTLSSLKSVYVEQEAEGSIWEIFQGPSLKAFIIGGGLVFFQQITGQPSVLYYAAPILQSAGFSAASDAARVSVVIGVFKLLMTGIAVAKVDDLGRRPLLIGGISGIALALFLLAAYYNALQGIPIVAVVSLLLYVGCYQISFGPISWLMVSEIFPIRTRGRGISLAVLTNFGSNAIVTFAFSPLQELLGASNLFALFGTISLLSLLFVILKVPETKGLSLEEIESKILR